The proteins below are encoded in one region of Archocentrus centrarchus isolate MPI-CPG fArcCen1 chromosome 13, fArcCen1, whole genome shotgun sequence:
- the numa1 gene encoding nuclear mitotic apparatus protein 1 isoform X3, with the protein MEMNLAGKALLAWVNSLKLCDTELTIEDLQDGLVLLKLVNKLKKQPTACLNASSDDPFRVVAKFLERDCRFNGSKGTSLYWDHIRDGINATAEISKVLLLLVYHDMMNDHSTLNMLDCDVERELAHLTSSFVMEREGCVYLSDDLDAHLRGRNLTLSQEIFEQSVTTSTSNVSALSSLYCDESPVFHRTNKIKFVDIETVASSSVSSSPLEEVMNTPKFQLRKIQRQMIKERDYRDGLEKELASKIALIEQRESHINQLQYRLDKLKEEQGDQEHVTREQISELEIKNSDLQKRLQETVKQNKDLKTNTSFMERKVDELTEENGVLSSQVRAVCSQLAIFETEVGRLTENQASSQEEWRNKTSLLRSELDQTTAQKELLTEQIQILQGKISCLEDEIKRASQEDVGENMGPVVEREMLETEIRGLKSELENTHSSLTKAELEIQAKTQQLEGYQQEIREITEQRTVLQEEIRVLKLQLEEVEQQKTEQMDRLQQHIAACEQEIEKLQEIKKAKEDLLCQTEEKVNDLETKLAAATSLLAVKEHQINSLKDEVDMLTDETNKNKDEIQAKEEELAKLLFEKSNVQAILQDKIQILTAQVEDLSSSLKQAEQEIHLKHELLDKTQQETVQQRELLQQQSAQHMEAFQKQKMASEDEIKRLNAEIHTKEEQLTQLKTEATTRTELLQQEADALNYQIKSMSQSLEISKDQVQAKEALIAKQQEESNVQIEELRKHIAVLEEDISKLKQELQTKEIQVDKMKSDSCKESETLQNEIQTLQDQVQNLNESLRTTTEQVQAKENLLAQKELEFSQEKDSLQNMMMTSEEEIKRLREQVEAKEEQLVTLRKEGSIHSDTLQQEIQSLKNQLDDMRDSLTKAEGKVQTQLVMLNKQEQESAQQKELLQQQLSASEEAMSRMKNEIQAKEEQMAQLKTEASTCTELLQQEVDSLNNNIKNMSHSLEIAKDQVQAKEALIAKHQEECAFQIEELRKTIAVLNEEISQLKQELQTKEIQVDKMKSDSCKESETLQNEIQTLQDQVQNLNESLRTTTEQVQAKENLLAQKELEFSQEKDSLQNMMMTSEEEIKRLREQVEAKEEQLVTLRKEGSIHSDTLQQEIQTLKNQLDDMRDSLTKAEGKVQTQLVMLNKQEQESAQQKELLQQQLSTSEEEMSRMKNEIQAKEEQMAQLKTEASTCTELLQQEVDSLNNNIKNMSHSLEIAKDQVQAKEALIAKHQEECTFQIEELRKTIAVLEEEISQLKQELQTKEFEVAKMKSDTCKESETLQNEIQTVQDQVQCLNESLKTATEQVQAKENLLAQKELEFSQEKDSLQNMMMTSEEEIKRLREQVEAKEKQLVTLRKEGSIHSDTLQQEIQTLKNQLDDMRDSLSKAEGKVQTQLVMLNKQEQESAQQKELLQQQLSASEEEMSRMKNEIQAKEEQMVILKADSSEQWDLQHQEIQSLKKQVETLGSSLRKAEADMQSKEDLLSQQKQENARQQEELQSLQEKVHQVDILQKQISAREEEIQSEKERLLLEAEEKLKTLQTELSLVNTLVADKDQKIYALREEVTAQSNLVQKARVEAEVSEKTMAEIKEEGSKQIDVLQHEMQNLKKEVETISQRLLVKEQELLETQQESAQQINLLQQQLASANGELNQHKETLSANLRLKELQVTTLKEKEVLVQEKEALLTRIFQAEKDQGILQKQVEAMVCEKERLLQANQAIERENAVSRKFESVLQQELEILKLENEKLLKEREKSKEMELIRRELQEQLATKSEAAEHYKAQMEKAASHYDSKKQLLQKSQEEVDALKSSLEVKEREMQTIIMEKKLLQLDLDKAKTNEKTLSSKVASLEAQLTFADHNLRAQNKIHSNGGSAAGLGFFEAPYSDSGVFTRAQVKRAMSSDSLDQSTLEGTLNSTRKLSEPGESSTPLARSSERLAAKRRESLETLYFTPINTRTRAEGNMNSTLKNPTSSVKRRRTTQVINITMTKTPGCSEADETFYSLALARSQPNLSNAISAQPVCTELFNSPARRTRRTSCASDQLTGLPGYRRSTIHAQPVSTFCVGAENEPDGAPEDWLRIAELQSRNKACLPHLKSSYPVESETGRNGPLVFTEEELRSGDPSDTIRRVSMIPGQLRDSLISHRHSLMLGQAGAAAGTRPDRLSLMPGQLPSKTLSSYELRSPKGTNRASSNLSLHQMSPETRASCFPRPLTPKNKNMSSGRSSSSLHPAPSPADRRQSMMFTIENTPKKDNYLKKHLNKLRGSARKSPGNSLKKLPAPTSARKCQEQKPSGSSRAMRQAGKVGSFKSPQVATKGSRKSPQATGRFTKSPGLTASARKVMRKMKV; encoded by the exons ATGGAGATGAACTTGGCTGGAAAGGCTCTTCTCGCCTGG GTGAACAGTTTAAAACTGTGTGACACAGAGCTAACCATCGAGGACTTACAGGACGGGCTGGTCTTACTGAAGCTTGTTAATAAACT GAAAAAGCAGCCCACCGCCTGTTTGAACGCTTCCTCTGATGATCCGTTCAGAGTCGTTGCAAAGTTCCTAGAAA gggACTGCAGATTTAATGGGAGCAAGGGCACTTCACTATATTGGGACCACATAAGAGATGGCATCAATGCAACAGCTGAAATTTCAAAG GTGCTCTTATTGCTTGTATATCACGATATGATGAATGACCACAGCACTCTGAACATGCTGGACTGTGATGTGGAG CGGGAACTAGCACACCTAACTAGTTCCTTTGTGATGGAGCGTGAGGGCTGTGTTTATCTGAGCGATGACCTTGATGCTCATTTGAGAGGAAGAA ATTTGACTCTCTCGCAAGAAATATTTGAGCAATCAGTGACCACCTCTACCTCCAACGTGTCAGCCCTCTCCTCGCTCTACTGTGATGAGTCTCCCGTCTTCCACcgaacaaataaaattaaatttgtgGACATAGAAACTGTGGCTTCTTCCTCAGTGAG CAGTTCTCCTCTGGAGGAGGTAATGAACACACCTAAATTTCAGCTGAGGAAAATACAGCGACAGATGATCAAGGAGCGAGACTACAGAGACGGTTTGGAGAAGGAGCTGGCCAGCAAGATAGCGCTCATTGAACAGAGAG AGTCTCACATTAACCAGTTGCAGTACCGCCTGGATAAACTGAAAGAAGAGCAGGGTGATCAGGAGCATGTTACCAGAGAACAAATCAGTGAGCTTGAGATCAAGAACAGTGA ctTACAAAAACGTCTTCAAGAGACAGTGAAGCAAAATAAAGACCTCAAGACAAACACTTCATTTATGGAGCGCAAAGTGGATGAACTTACAGAAGAGAACGGAGTGCTTTCTTCtcag GTGAGAGCAGTGTGCTCACAGCTTGCCATCTTTGAGACAGAAGTTGGCAGACTGACAGAAAATCAAGCATCTTCTCAGGAGGAGTGGAGAAACAAGACAAGCCTCCTACGGTCCGAGCTCGACCAAACAACTGCTCAAAAG GAGCTCCTCACTGAACAAATTCAGATCCTCCAAGGAAAGATTTCCTGTTTGGAGGATGAAATAAAAAGGGCCAGTCAGGAAGACGTAGGAGAGAATATGGGACCTGTAGTAGAG AGAGAAATGCTGGAGACTGAAATCAGGGGTTTGAAGAGTGAGCTGGAGAACACACATTCCTCCCTGACGAAGGCTGAGCTGGAGATTCAAGCTAAAACTCAGCAGCTGGAGGGATACCAGCAAGAAATCAGGGAGATAACTGAACAGAGGACAGttcttcaggaagagattcggGTTCTCAAGCTTCAACTTGAGGAAGTGGAGCAGCAAAAAACTGAGCAGATGGACAGGCTTCAACAGCACATTGCTGCGTGTGAACAAGAAATTGAAAAACTACAGGAAATTAAGAAAGCAAAGGAAGATCTTCTTTGTCAGACTGAAGAAAAGGTGAATGATCTTGAGACAAAGTTAGCGGCTGCTACTTCTCTGTTGGCTGTTAAAGAGCACCAAATTAACAGTCTCAAAGATGAAGTTGACATGCTTACAGAtgaaactaacaaaaacaaagatgaaattCAAGCCAAAGAAGAAGAACTTGCCAAGTTACTTTTTGAGAAGTCTAACGTTCAAGCAATTCTCCAGGACAAAATCCAGATCTTAACAGCTCAAGTGGAAGACCTTAGCTCATCTCTGAAACAGGCTGAGCAGGAAATTCACCTTAAGCACGAATTACTGGATAAAACCCAACAAGAGACTGTCCAGCAAAGAGAGCTACTTCAACAACAGAGTGCTCAGCACATGGAGGCCTTCCAGAAGCAGAAGATGGCATCTGAAGATGAGATAAAGAGGCTAAATGCAGAGATTCACACTAAGGAAGAACAGCTCACTCAGCTAAAAACTGAGGCCACTACACGCACTGAATTGTTACAGCAGGAGGCTGACGCTCTGAACTACCAAATAAAAAGCATGAGCCAATCACTTGAGATCTCCAAGGACCAGGTTCAAGCGAAAGAAGCTCTGATAGCCAAGCAGCAAGAGGAAAGCAATGTGCAGATTGAGGAACTTAGGAAACACATTGCAGTTCTTGAGGAAGATATCAGTAAACTGAAGCAGGAGCTCCAGACCAAAGAGATTCAGGTAGATAAGATGAAGTCTGACAGCTGCAAGGAGTCAGAGACCCTACAGAATGAGATCCAAACTCTCCAGGATCAAGTACAAAATTTGAATGAATCACTGAGGACTACAACAGAGCAGGTTCAGGCTAAAGAAAACCTGCTGGCACAGAAAGAATTGGAGTTTTCTCAGGAAAAGGATTCACTTCAAAATATGATGATGACCTCTGAAGAGGAGATAAAAAGGCTGAGGGAGCAAGTCGAGGCCAAAGAGGAACAACTGGTCACGCTTAGAAAAGAGGGCTCCATACACTCGGACACGCTACAGCAAGAGATCCAATCTCTAAAAAACCAGCTGGATGATATGAGAGACTCTCTCACAAAGGCAGAGGGGAAGGTTCAGACTCAACTAGTCATGCTTAACAAACAGGAACAGGAGAGCGCTCAGCAGAAGGAGCTTCTGCAGCAACAACTGTCTGCTTCTGAGGAAGCGATGAGCAGGATGAAAAATGAGATCCAAGCAAAGGAGGAGCAGATGGCTCAGCTAAAAACGGAGGCCTCTACATGCACTGAATTGTTGCAACAGGAGGTTGACAGTCTTAACAACAACATCAAAAACATGAGCCATTCTCTTGAGATTGCCAAGGACCAGGTTCAAGCAAAAGAAGCTCTGATAGCCAAGCATCAAGAGGAATGCGCCTTTCAGATTGAGGAACTTAGGAAAACCATTGCAGTTCTTAATGAAGAAATCAGTCAACTGAAGCAGGAGCTCCAGACCAAAGAGATTCAGGTAGATAAGATGaagtctgacagctgcaaagAGTCAGAGACCCTGCAGAATGAGATCCAAACTCTCCAGGATCAAGTACAAAATTTGAATGAATCACTGAGGACTACAACAGAGCAGGTTCAGGCTAAAGAAAACCTGCTGGCACAGAAAGAATTGGAGTTTTCTCAGGAAAAGGATTCACTTCAAAATATGATGATGACCTCGGAAGAGGAGATAAAAAGGCTGAGGGAGCAAGTCGAGGCCAAAGAGGAACAACTGGTCACACTTAGAAAAGAGGGCTCCATACATTCGGACACGCTACAGCAAGAGATCCAAACTCTAAAAAACCAGCTGGATGATATGAGAGACTCTCTCACAAAGGCAGAGGGGAAGGTTCAGACTCAACTAGTCATGCTTAACAAACAGGAACAGGAGAGCGCTCAGCAGAAGGAGCTTCTGCAGCAACAACTGTCTACTTCTGAGGAAGAGATGAGCAGGATGAAAAATGAGATCCAAGCAAAGGAGGAGCAGATGGCTCAGCTAAAAACGGAGGCCTCTACATGCACTGAATTGTTGCAACAGGAGGTTGACAGTCTTAACAACAACATCAAAAACATGAGCCATTCTCTTGAGATTGCCAAGGACCAGGTTCAAGCAAAAGAAGCTCTGATAGCCAAGCATCAAGAGGAATGCACCTTTCAGATTGAGGAACTTAGGAAAACCATTGCAGTTCTTGAGGAAGAAATCAGTCAACTGAAGCAGGAGCTCCAAACTAAAGAATTTGAGGTAGCAAAGATGAAGTCTGACACCTGCAAGGAGTCAGAGACCCTACAGAATGAGATCCAAACTGTCCAGGATCAAGTACAGTGTTTGAATGAATCGCTGAAGACTGCAACAGAGCAGGTTCAGGCTAAAGAAAACCTGCTGGCACAGAAAGAATTGGAGTTTTCTCAGGAAAAGGATTCACTTCAAAATATGATGATGACCTCTGAAGAGGAGATAAAAAGGCTGAGGGAGCAAGTCGAGGCCAAAGAGAAACAACTGGTCACGCTTAGAAAAGAGGGCTCCATCCATTCGGACACGCTACAGCAAGAGATCCAAACTCTAAAAAACCAGCTGGATGATATGAGAGACTCTCTCTCAAAGGCAGAGGGGAAGGTTCAGACTCAACTAGTCATGCTTAACAAACAGGAACAGGAGAGCGCTCAGCAGAAGGAGCTTCTGCAGCAACAACTGTCTGCTTCTGAGGAAGAGATGAGCAGGATGAAAAATGAGATCCAAGCAAAGGAGGAGCAGATGGTAATACTGAAGGCTGACAGCTCAGAGCAGTGGGATTTGCAACATCAAGAGATCCAAAGTTTAAAGAAACAGGTAGAGACTCTTGGCTCCTCGCTGAGGAAGGCTGAGGCAGACATGCAGTCCAAGGAGGATCTGTTGTCTCAGCAAAAGCAAGAAAATGCTCGACAACAGGAGGAACTCCAAAGCCTTCAGGAAAAAGTTCATCAAGTGGACATCCTGCAGAAACAGATTTCAGCACGTGAAGAAGAAATTCAAAGTGAGAAAGAACGCCTCCTCCTGGAAGCTGAGGAGAAGCTTAAAACCCTTCAGACAGAGTTGTCCCTTGTGAACACCCTTGTCGCTGATAAAGACCAAAAAATATATGCACTCAGAGAGGAAGTCACTGCTCAGTCTAATTTGGTGCAAAAAGCAAGAGTTGAAGCAGAAGTCAGTGAGAAAACTATGGCTGAGATAAAAGAGGAGGGCTCCAAACAGATTGATGTTCTCCAACATGAGATGCAGAATCTGAAAAAGGAGGTCGAAACCATTTCTCAAAGACTTCTTGTTAAAGAGCAGGAATTACTTGAAACTCAGCAGGAGTCTGCTCAGCAGATAAACCTCCTCCAGCAACAACTTGCATCAGCAAATGGAGAGCTGAaccaacacaaagagacactATCTGCAAACCTTAGGTTGAAAGAGTTGCAGGTTACAACACTCAAAGAGAAGGAGGTTCTTGTTCAGGAAAAAGAGGCACTTCTCACCAGGATATTCCAGGCAGAAAAGGATCAGGGAATTCTGCAGAAACAAGTCGAAGCCATGGtctgtgagaaagagagacttCTTCAGGCCAATCAGGccatagagagagagaatgcAGTCTCACGTAAGTTTGAATCTGTACTGCAACAAGAGCTGGAAATACTGAAACTGGAGAATGAGAAATTgttgaaggagagagagaaatccAAAGAAATGGAGCTGATCAGGAGAGAGCTACAGGAACAGCTTGCAACAAAATCAGAGGCTGCTGAACACTACAAGGCTCAG ATGGAGAAGGCTGCAAGTCATTACGACAGCAAGAAGCAGCTTCTCCAGAAAAGCCAAGAGGAAGTGGATGCGCTCAAAAGTTCTCTTGAAGTTAAAGAACGTGAAATGCAGACTATTATCATGGAGAAAAAGCTGCTTCAACTGGATTTGGACAAGGCCAAAACCAACGAGAAGACACTTTCAAGCAAGGTGGCCAGCTTGGAGGCACAG CTGACCTTTGCTGACCATAACTTGAGAGCACAGAACAAGATTCATTCCAATGGAGGCAGTGCAGCAGGCTTGGGTTTCTTTGAGGCCCCCTACTCAGACTCAGGTGTTTTTACTAGAGCACAGGTGAAGAGAGCCATGAGCTCAGACAGCCTAGACCAGAGCACGCTGGAAGGCACTCTGAACTCCACAAG AAAGCTGTCAGAGCCCGGTGAATCCAGCACGCCACTTGCTCGCAGCTCAGAACGCTTGGCAGCCAAACGCCGCGAGTCGCTGGAAACTTTGTACTTTACACCTATAAACACCAG GACCAGGGCAGAAGGAAATATGAATTCAACCCTAAAAAATCCAACTTCATCTGTCAAACGGCGCAGAACCACACAGGTTATAAACATCACTATGACCAAG ACTCCTGGCTGCAGTGAAGCTGATGAGACCTTCTACAGCCTGGCTTTAGCGCGCTCCCAGCCGAACCTTTCCAATGCCATCTCTGCCCAGCCTGTGTGTACGGAGCTGTTTAACAGCCCTGCCAGAAGGACCAGAAGGACCAGCTGTGCCAGTGACCAACTCACTGGGCTTCCAGGGTACAGACGGAGCACCATCCATGCACAAC CCGTCAGTACCTTCTGCGTGGGAGCAGAGAACGAGCCTGACGGTGCACCTGAAGACTGGCTGAGGATTGCTGAGCTCCAGTCCAGGAACAAGGCCTGTCTGCCTCATCTGAAGAGCAGCTACcctgtagagtctgag ACTGGCAGAAATGGTCCATTGGTGTTCACAGAGGAAGAGTTACGTTCAGGCGACCCGTCTGACACAATCCGTCGGGTGTCCATGATTCCAGGCCAGCTGCGGGATTCCCTCATCTCCCATCGGCACTCTCTCATGTTGGGACAGGCGGGGGCTGCTGCCGGCACTCGTCCCGACCGTCTGTCCTTGATGCCAGGCCAGCTACCGTCAAAGACTCTCAGCTCCTATGAGCTGAGAAGCCCAAAAGGCACAAATCGGGCTTCATCAAACCTGTCTCTACATCAGATGTCACCTGAG ACAAGAGCCAGCTGTTTCCCTCGTCCACTCACCCCCAAGAACAAGAACATGAGCAGTGGACGTTCCAGCTCTTCTCTCCACCCGGCCCCCAGTCCA GCTGACCGGAGGCAGTCGATGATGTTTACGATTGAAAACACCCCAAAAAAGGACAACTACCTGAAGAAACATCTGAACAAGCTGCGCGGCTCTGCACGAAAATCCCCAGGCAACAGTTTGAAAAAGTTGCCTGCTCCGACAAGTGCCCGCAAATGCCAGGAACAAAAGCCGTCGGGGAGTTCACGTGCCATGAGACAAGCTGGAAAAGTTGGAAGCTTCAAATCACCGCAGGTGGCAACGAAAGGATCGAGGAAATCTCCCCAAGCCACTGGCAGATTTACAAAGTCTCCTGGATTGACAGCCAGCGCTCGCAAG GTGATGCGAAAGATGAAAGTCTGA